A portion of the Nitrospira defluvii genome contains these proteins:
- a CDS encoding anhydro-N-acetylmuramic acid kinase — MKVVGLMSGTSADGVDAALVNIVRRGGISRITPLAFASLPYSRTLQQRLVELSLHGQVAEICHMNAYLGELFANAALRVIRKANYRATDIQLIGSHGQTIHHLPKGIREPGVGVVRSTLQIGEPAVIAERTGITTVANFRPRDMAAGGEGAPLVPYAHAMAFRHPRRCRLVVNIGGISNVTYLPAGGGVQDLRAFDTGPGNMVLDAIMRVVTQGKRSYDVGGRMARQGTVNEALLRELMAHPFLIRRPPKSTGREEFGAPFVQALVARQRTLRLSVEVLLATCAAWTAEAIGSCRRWISGEIDDVIVGGGGVYNRAIMDALRGVFAPAPVLTFDDCGWSSKAFEATAFALLAHDMLYGQCTNVPGVTGARHPVVLGSVVPGGAGVPVIQARRSR, encoded by the coding sequence ATGAAGGTGGTCGGACTCATGTCCGGGACGTCGGCTGACGGGGTGGACGCAGCGTTGGTGAATATCGTCCGACGGGGCGGCATCTCGCGGATCACCCCGCTGGCCTTCGCGTCTCTGCCCTATTCGCGGACCCTGCAGCAACGACTGGTGGAGCTCTCGCTTCATGGGCAGGTGGCGGAGATCTGCCACATGAATGCCTATTTGGGGGAGCTGTTCGCAAACGCCGCACTCCGTGTTATTCGCAAGGCGAACTATCGGGCGACCGATATCCAGTTGATCGGATCGCATGGGCAAACGATTCACCATTTGCCCAAGGGGATTCGGGAGCCTGGCGTGGGAGTCGTCCGATCGACGCTGCAGATCGGCGAGCCGGCCGTTATCGCAGAACGCACGGGCATCACCACGGTGGCGAATTTCAGGCCGCGTGACATGGCGGCGGGGGGAGAAGGGGCTCCGCTGGTTCCCTATGCCCATGCGATGGCGTTCCGCCATCCTCGGCGATGTCGCCTGGTCGTGAATATCGGCGGGATCAGCAACGTGACCTATCTCCCTGCGGGAGGGGGCGTGCAGGACTTGCGCGCGTTCGATACCGGTCCCGGCAACATGGTGCTGGATGCGATCATGCGGGTGGTGACGCAGGGGAAACGGTCGTACGATGTCGGAGGCAGAATGGCGCGGCAAGGGACGGTCAACGAGGCGTTGCTTCGAGAACTCATGGCCCATCCCTTCCTCATTCGGCGTCCGCCGAAGTCGACCGGAAGGGAAGAGTTCGGTGCCCCGTTCGTTCAGGCGCTCGTGGCCAGGCAGCGAACATTGCGGTTGTCCGTCGAGGTGCTGCTGGCGACCTGCGCGGCCTGGACCGCTGAGGCGATCGGCTCCTGTCGGCGATGGATCTCCGGTGAGATTGATGATGTGATCGTCGGTGGCGGCGGCGTCTACAATCGCGCCATTATGGATGCGCTGCGCGGGGTGTTTGCGCCGGCGCCGGTGTTGACATTTGATGACTGTGGCTGGAGCAGCAAAGCCTTTGAGGCGACAGCGTTTGCCCTGCTCGCTCACGACATGCTGTATGGGCAATGCACGAATGTTCCAGGGGTGACGGGCGCACGCCATCCCGTGGTGCTCGGTTCGGTAGTGCCCGGAGGGGCGGGTGTGCCGGTCATACAAGCACGGCGTTCCCGCTGA
- the atpG gene encoding ATP synthase F1 subunit gamma: MPSLQSLRRKIAAFKNTQKITKAMKMVAAAKLKRSQDRILAARPYAHKMRGVLSNLSQRVNRTSHPLLQKREGKKIEILVVTSDRGLCGGFNGNIVRKSAEFVRQCESQGLSVNLSLIGRKGRDYFRRRSWPIRQEWTGIFDKLSFEHAIDIGGDLTENFIKGTFDELYVVYNEFKSAIQQRVIVEKLFPIDAAAEFGAPQATEGSSLGGSYLYEPDEGELLSALVPKHFQIQTYRILLESAAAEHGARMAAMDGATRNAGQLIKKVTLYYNKTRQAAITKELMDIVGGAEALK; this comes from the coding sequence ATGCCGAGCTTACAATCTCTCAGGCGGAAAATTGCCGCCTTCAAAAATACCCAAAAAATCACCAAGGCCATGAAAATGGTCGCGGCGGCCAAGCTCAAGCGCTCGCAAGATCGTATTCTTGCCGCCCGTCCGTACGCGCACAAAATGCGCGGCGTGCTCAGCAATCTGAGTCAGCGCGTGAACCGTACATCCCATCCCTTGCTTCAAAAACGCGAGGGGAAGAAGATCGAAATCCTCGTCGTCACGAGCGATCGTGGTCTCTGCGGCGGTTTCAACGGCAACATCGTCAGAAAGAGCGCCGAATTTGTCCGGCAATGCGAGTCGCAAGGGTTGTCGGTTAATCTCAGTCTGATCGGACGTAAGGGCCGGGACTATTTCCGCCGCCGCTCGTGGCCGATCCGGCAGGAGTGGACGGGGATTTTCGATAAGTTGAGCTTCGAGCACGCTATCGACATCGGTGGCGACCTGACCGAAAATTTCATCAAGGGTACGTTCGACGAACTCTATGTGGTCTACAACGAGTTTAAGTCTGCCATCCAACAGCGAGTGATTGTCGAAAAGCTGTTCCCAATCGATGCGGCGGCGGAGTTCGGTGCGCCACAAGCCACCGAGGGTTCCTCCCTTGGGGGCAGCTATCTGTATGAGCCTGATGAGGGCGAGCTTCTGAGCGCGTTGGTTCCGAAGCACTTTCAGATTCAGACCTACCGAATCTTGCTGGAGTCGGCGGCCGCAGAACATGGCGCACGAATGGCGGCCATGGACGGCGCGACTCGCAATGCAGGGCAACTCATCAAAAAAGTCACCTTGTATTACAACAAGACTCGCCAAGCGGCTATCACCAAAGAACTCATGGACATCGTGGGCGGCGCAGAAGCCCTGAAATAA
- a CDS encoding metal ABC transporter substrate-binding protein, which produces MCRLILCVLLIALAAPFEWSASAPVHVAAAAEPLNVVVTLPVLKDWVQQVGGAHVRVVSLMTGYESEHTYSPKPSDLVAVRKAALLFEVGAGLEVWVTSLVKNAGNASLQVITTSKDIPLIHDQPEPTGDAHGHGHQAGNPHVWLDPSSAATMVQHIFNAMATVDPVHATDYRTNTTTYLRTLARVQDETLGLLKQLPNRAIIVHHPAWPYFAKRYDLRIAGTILTQPGGEPSARHLHSLIETIKRDHIRVIISEVQLNQKVPQLLARETGAHIAVLTTLPGGLPGTETYLDMLRYNVLQLARALEQT; this is translated from the coding sequence ATGTGTCGCCTGATCCTCTGTGTGTTGCTCATCGCCCTTGCCGCACCGTTTGAGTGGAGCGCATCCGCTCCGGTTCACGTGGCGGCCGCAGCTGAACCACTCAACGTCGTCGTCACGCTCCCTGTCTTGAAAGACTGGGTGCAACAGGTCGGTGGCGCGCATGTGCGCGTCGTCTCCCTCATGACAGGCTACGAGAGCGAACACACCTACTCGCCCAAACCCAGCGATCTGGTAGCGGTCCGAAAGGCGGCGCTGTTGTTCGAAGTCGGTGCGGGACTTGAGGTCTGGGTGACGTCGCTCGTCAAAAATGCGGGAAATGCCTCGCTGCAAGTCATCACGACGTCCAAAGACATTCCGCTGATTCACGATCAACCGGAACCAACCGGAGATGCGCATGGACACGGCCATCAGGCCGGGAATCCCCACGTGTGGCTCGACCCCTCTTCCGCCGCCACGATGGTACAGCACATTTTCAACGCGATGGCCACAGTAGACCCGGTCCATGCGACAGACTACCGCACGAATACCACGACCTACCTCCGAACACTCGCCCGCGTCCAGGATGAAACACTGGGCCTCTTGAAACAGCTACCGAATCGCGCGATCATTGTTCATCACCCGGCCTGGCCCTATTTCGCCAAGCGCTACGACCTACGCATCGCGGGCACCATCCTCACGCAACCCGGAGGGGAACCTTCTGCACGACACCTCCATTCGCTGATCGAGACCATCAAGCGCGACCACATTCGGGTCATCATTTCCGAGGTGCAGCTGAATCAGAAGGTTCCGCAGCTCCTGGCACGGGAAACCGGAGCACATATCGCTGTCTTGACCACGCTCCCCGGAGGTCTGCCGGGCACCGAGACCTACCTCGACATGCTCCGCTATAATGTGCTCCAATTGGCACGGGCCCTGGAACAGACATAA
- a CDS encoding metal ABC transporter ATP-binding protein — MSHPIIRFDHATFGFLGTIALEDISLSIPESEFVGVIGPNGSGKTTLCRAVLGLMAPLSGTLRVLDCACEELRCHHRALIGYLPQKGMLDRNFPVTVLEAVMMGRYGALGLFRRPSGKDRDIARQALTQVGMDHHRDSALGALSGGQQQRVFIARALAQQPRILLLDEPTTGLDLTAQHSVVELIQQLHQQLKLTILMITHDINMIRSRVDRLVLLKTKLFAAGPPHEVLQPDILSQVYGKELVITDKDFVIVEDYHHH; from the coding sequence ATGAGCCATCCCATTATTCGCTTCGACCATGCCACCTTCGGATTTCTCGGCACCATCGCACTGGAGGATATTTCGCTGTCCATTCCGGAGTCGGAATTCGTCGGCGTGATCGGCCCGAACGGATCGGGGAAAACCACGCTCTGCCGCGCCGTACTCGGCCTGATGGCCCCCCTCAGCGGCACCCTCCGTGTCCTCGACTGTGCCTGTGAGGAACTCCGTTGCCACCACCGGGCCCTCATTGGATACCTTCCGCAAAAGGGCATGCTCGATCGCAACTTTCCGGTCACCGTCCTGGAAGCCGTCATGATGGGTCGCTACGGAGCGCTCGGCCTGTTTCGACGCCCCTCAGGAAAGGATCGTGACATCGCCCGGCAAGCCCTCACGCAAGTCGGCATGGACCACCACCGGGACTCGGCCCTGGGGGCCCTGTCTGGCGGGCAACAGCAGCGCGTCTTCATTGCCCGGGCACTGGCGCAACAGCCCCGCATTCTTCTGCTGGACGAGCCCACCACCGGCCTGGACCTCACGGCACAACATAGCGTGGTAGAACTCATCCAACAGCTGCATCAGCAATTGAAACTGACCATTCTCATGATTACCCACGACATCAACATGATCCGTTCACGAGTCGACCGGTTAGTGCTGCTCAAGACAAAACTGTTTGCGGCGGGTCCCCCGCACGAGGTGCTGCAACCGGACATCTTGAGTCAGGTTTATGGCAAGGAACTGGTCATCACCGACAAGGACTTTGTGATCGTGGAGGACTACCACCACCATTGA
- a CDS encoding RluA family pseudouridine synthase has protein sequence MQTEFIISAGEQPKRLDVFLVQREPKLSRAALQRMITAGWVRVNNHIAKSSQRIRAGDVIVFDTPQPAPLRIAGETQQLEILFEDHACLVLNKPAGIVTHPSPGHWSNTLLNALLDHCARGGGAATPGVVHRLDKDTSGVMVVAKTEEAHRKLSEQFERHSITRQYEALVVGVPAQSEGRIEAAIGPDRHHPKRTSTQSLQPKPAVTDYRVEEVFDKVAARLVLSPHTGRTHQIRAHLHVIGHPILGDRSYGGERVVAIAGYEIPRVMLHARTLGFRHPATGLYGEWTADVPLDFQAVRQGLYAGRPFAPVGDERLEREA, from the coding sequence ATGCAGACGGAATTTATCATCTCCGCGGGGGAGCAGCCCAAACGGTTGGATGTCTTCCTCGTACAACGCGAGCCGAAGCTCTCGCGCGCGGCCTTGCAGCGGATGATTACGGCGGGCTGGGTGCGGGTGAATAATCACATCGCCAAATCGAGTCAGCGCATCAGGGCTGGAGATGTCATTGTCTTTGATACTCCCCAGCCAGCCCCATTACGCATCGCTGGCGAGACACAACAGTTGGAGATCCTGTTTGAGGATCATGCGTGTCTGGTGCTGAATAAGCCCGCCGGGATCGTGACCCACCCGTCCCCTGGACATTGGTCCAATACACTGCTGAATGCATTGCTGGACCATTGCGCCCGCGGAGGCGGGGCCGCGACACCGGGCGTCGTGCATCGGTTGGATAAAGACACATCCGGAGTGATGGTGGTGGCCAAGACAGAGGAGGCGCACCGAAAACTGTCGGAGCAGTTCGAACGGCATTCCATTACCCGTCAGTATGAAGCGCTGGTCGTGGGTGTGCCGGCTCAATCGGAAGGCCGGATCGAGGCGGCGATTGGTCCGGATCGGCACCATCCCAAACGCACCTCAACCCAATCGCTTCAGCCGAAACCTGCGGTCACAGACTATCGAGTCGAAGAGGTGTTCGACAAGGTGGCCGCCCGCCTCGTGCTCAGTCCACACACAGGTCGCACGCACCAAATAAGGGCGCATCTTCACGTCATCGGCCATCCCATCCTCGGTGACAGATCCTACGGGGGTGAGCGAGTCGTTGCGATAGCGGGGTATGAGATTCCGCGGGTCATGCTGCATGCCCGTACGCTGGGGTTCAGGCATCCTGCCACCGGGCTGTATGGCGAGTGGACGGCCGACGTTCCGCTTGATTTTCAGGCCGTACGACAAGGGCTCTATGCCGGCCGGCCATTCGCGCCGGTGGGTGATGAGCGGTTAGAGCGAGAGGCCTGA
- a CDS encoding Tll0287-like domain-containing protein codes for MTSFQKLLRVATVLGFALVGATVLWPSRALTENATVTLPIETVANYIHAVIEADRDVYTRHVVERLQTKGVVVASENWEQKNTLPLPAQFLMESGRYIAKKGLGIQYRLISLWPINKRNVAGNELEKAGLGTILTQPNRPHTGFMKIGETRYFQAVYADLAATQACLGCHNAHPDSPKRDFKLNDVMGAIVITIPVGQ; via the coding sequence ATGACATCCTTTCAAAAATTGCTGCGGGTCGCGACGGTGCTGGGATTCGCATTAGTCGGCGCGACGGTGTTGTGGCCTAGTCGAGCACTGACTGAGAATGCGACTGTCACTCTGCCGATCGAAACGGTAGCCAATTACATCCACGCCGTCATTGAAGCAGACCGGGATGTGTATACCAGACATGTCGTCGAGCGCTTGCAAACAAAGGGTGTGGTCGTGGCATCGGAGAACTGGGAGCAGAAGAATACGCTGCCTCTACCGGCTCAGTTCCTGATGGAGTCAGGACGGTACATCGCCAAGAAAGGCCTGGGCATCCAATATCGCCTGATCAGTCTGTGGCCGATCAACAAGCGCAATGTTGCGGGGAACGAGCTTGAGAAGGCCGGGCTCGGAACCATCTTGACGCAACCGAATCGACCCCACACCGGCTTTATGAAGATCGGGGAGACACGCTATTTTCAAGCGGTGTATGCCGATCTCGCAGCCACCCAAGCCTGCCTCGGTTGCCACAACGCGCATCCCGACAGTCCCAAACGTGATTTCAAGCTCAATGACGTGATGGGTGCCATCGTGATTACAATCCCCGTCGGACAATAA
- a CDS encoding RluA family pseudouridine synthase — protein sequence MNRVSTTPVEIVVTGGESSKRIDVFLANRDPTFSRSALQRLIGEGRILINGQTIRPSQKIKPGDRIRLEVPRPEPLDLKPEAIPFDILHEDAELLVLHKPAGLVVHPAPGNWSGTLVNALLHHFATSGVTPSHIGGKERPGLVHRLDKDTSGVMVIAKTDQAHRALAAQFKLHTITRVYEALIWGGPKKGHGLIELAIGRDTKERKKFSARTTKPKPSATDYQVEERYGKIAAYVRLFPRTGRTHQLRVHLTSIDHPILGDKTYGGAKVMSVAGVTIPRVMLHARTLGFTHPNGGEYHEFDVPCPPDMEQVQDLLRAAMAH from the coding sequence GTGAATAGGGTAAGCACCACTCCGGTTGAAATTGTTGTGACCGGTGGAGAATCGTCGAAGCGGATCGATGTCTTCCTTGCCAATCGCGACCCGACTTTTTCTCGCTCGGCCTTGCAGCGTTTGATCGGGGAAGGGCGCATTCTCATCAATGGGCAGACAATCCGGCCGAGCCAGAAGATCAAACCTGGTGACCGCATCCGGCTGGAGGTGCCGCGGCCTGAACCGCTGGACCTCAAACCCGAAGCCATCCCGTTTGATATTCTCCACGAAGATGCGGAGTTGCTCGTGCTCCATAAGCCGGCCGGCCTCGTGGTACACCCCGCGCCTGGGAATTGGTCAGGGACGTTGGTGAATGCGCTCCTGCATCACTTCGCCACATCGGGCGTCACTCCGTCGCATATTGGAGGCAAGGAGCGTCCTGGCCTCGTACACCGGTTGGATAAGGACACATCCGGGGTGATGGTGATTGCCAAAACGGACCAGGCGCATCGCGCACTGGCTGCACAGTTCAAACTCCACACGATCACCAGGGTGTATGAAGCCTTGATTTGGGGGGGCCCCAAGAAGGGCCATGGCCTCATTGAACTGGCGATCGGGCGCGATACCAAAGAGCGGAAAAAGTTTTCGGCGCGGACGACCAAGCCAAAACCCTCGGCGACCGACTATCAGGTGGAGGAGCGGTACGGCAAGATCGCGGCCTATGTGCGCCTCTTTCCCAGAACGGGACGCACTCATCAGCTGCGGGTCCATCTCACGTCAATCGATCATCCCATTCTCGGGGATAAGACATACGGCGGGGCCAAAGTGATGTCGGTGGCCGGGGTGACGATTCCCCGGGTCATGCTCCACGCGCGCACGCTGGGATTTACGCATCCCAACGGCGGGGAGTATCATGAGTTCGATGTGCCCTGTCCGCCTGATATGGAGCAGGTGCAGGATCTTCTTCGCGCAGCCATGGCGCACTAG
- a CDS encoding F0F1 ATP synthase subunit epsilon — translation MAGKILLEVVTPEKLLLSQEVDEVIAPGSEGEFGVLPGHCHLLSSLRIGELRYKNQDAWHYMSILWGYAEVTPSKVTVMAEIAEKAEDIDVGRAQQAVEKAEQRLQAGGLPSEVKEAQISLEKARLRKKIADRAKKSGHA, via the coding sequence ATGGCAGGGAAGATTCTCTTAGAAGTTGTGACGCCGGAAAAGTTGCTCTTGAGTCAGGAGGTCGATGAGGTCATCGCCCCAGGCAGTGAGGGCGAGTTCGGCGTCCTGCCGGGACATTGCCACCTGTTGTCCAGCCTGCGCATCGGAGAGTTGCGGTACAAGAATCAGGACGCGTGGCACTATATGTCGATCCTGTGGGGTTACGCCGAGGTGACGCCTTCCAAAGTCACTGTGATGGCGGAGATTGCCGAGAAAGCCGAAGACATCGATGTCGGTCGTGCGCAACAGGCCGTCGAAAAGGCCGAGCAGCGGCTGCAGGCCGGTGGGCTCCCTTCAGAAGTGAAAGAGGCTCAGATCAGTCTCGAAAAGGCTCGTCTCCGAAAAAAGATCGCGGACCGTGCCAAGAAATCCGGGCACGCCTAA
- a CDS encoding GNAT family N-acetyltransferase, whose product MPPALKTGQRPITFSDRNDFDAAELIQLYRQAPWAKDRALEQAKAMLAHTDLVISAWDGSRLVGFGRVLTDYVFRASIWDVIVDRDYQGQKIGTEIVRRILDHPTLQQVELFWLCTRRPGFYERLGFSAKEQTGMVWSRKSSGSQA is encoded by the coding sequence ATGCCTCCTGCTCTCAAGACCGGCCAACGACCCATCACATTTTCCGATCGCAACGATTTTGACGCGGCAGAACTGATTCAATTGTACCGGCAGGCTCCGTGGGCGAAGGATCGGGCCCTTGAGCAAGCGAAGGCGATGTTAGCCCACACGGATCTCGTGATTTCGGCCTGGGACGGATCCCGGCTTGTCGGCTTCGGGCGCGTGCTGACGGACTATGTGTTCCGGGCCTCTATCTGGGATGTGATCGTCGACCGCGACTATCAAGGTCAGAAGATCGGTACCGAGATTGTGCGCCGCATTCTCGACCATCCCACGTTGCAACAGGTTGAGTTGTTCTGGCTGTGCACGCGACGACCAGGCTTCTACGAGAGGCTTGGCTTCAGCGCCAAAGAGCAGACCGGCATGGTCTGGTCGCGAAAGAGTTCGGGCTCGCAAGCCTGA
- the atpD gene encoding F0F1 ATP synthase subunit beta, with product MSTGKVIQVIGPVVDVEFPPGQLPNIYNALKVTQEENKAAGKPAVRITLEVASHLGENRVRGIAMSTTDGLTRGMDVTDTGAPIAVPVGRETLGRLINVLGEPVDEKGPIKSNKTYPIHRPAPRLEDQDTKTEVLETGIKVVDLLEPYSKGGKVGLFGGAGVGKTVIIMELINNIALHHGGFSVFAGVGERTREGNDLWHEMQESKVIDPDDHTKSKAALVYGQMNEPPGARLRVALTGLAVAEFFRDEENQDVLLFVDNIFRFTQAGSEVSALLGRMPSAVGYQPNLSTEMGALQERITSTKKGSITSVQAIYVPADDLTDPAPATAFAHLDATTVLSRQLAELGIYPAVDPLDSTSRILDPQVIGEEHYKVARGVQSVLQRYKDLQDIIAILGMDELSEDDKMVVARARKIQRFLSQPFHVAEAFTGAPGKYVKLKDTVRSFKEILEGKYDHLPEQAFYMVGPIEEAVAKAEKMGVKV from the coding sequence ATGAGCACAGGAAAAGTCATTCAAGTCATCGGCCCCGTGGTCGACGTGGAGTTTCCTCCAGGTCAACTGCCGAACATCTACAATGCGCTCAAGGTGACGCAAGAAGAGAATAAGGCTGCCGGGAAGCCAGCCGTGCGGATCACGCTTGAAGTCGCGTCGCACCTTGGCGAAAATCGTGTGCGCGGCATTGCCATGTCCACGACCGATGGTCTGACGCGCGGAATGGACGTGACCGATACCGGTGCGCCGATCGCAGTCCCCGTTGGCCGGGAAACGCTGGGCCGATTGATCAATGTTCTTGGCGAACCGGTCGACGAAAAGGGCCCGATCAAGTCGAATAAGACGTATCCCATCCATCGTCCAGCACCAAGATTGGAAGATCAAGACACGAAGACGGAAGTGTTGGAGACTGGCATCAAGGTGGTCGATCTCCTGGAGCCGTACAGCAAGGGTGGTAAGGTCGGTCTCTTCGGCGGAGCCGGAGTCGGTAAGACGGTCATTATCATGGAACTGATCAACAACATCGCGCTCCACCATGGTGGATTCTCGGTGTTTGCAGGCGTCGGAGAACGGACGCGCGAGGGTAACGACCTCTGGCACGAAATGCAGGAATCGAAGGTTATCGATCCCGATGACCACACCAAGTCTAAAGCGGCCCTGGTGTATGGACAGATGAATGAGCCGCCGGGAGCGCGTCTCCGAGTGGCGCTGACTGGCCTGGCCGTCGCAGAATTTTTCCGCGACGAAGAAAATCAGGACGTGTTGCTGTTCGTGGATAACATCTTCCGGTTTACTCAAGCTGGTTCTGAGGTGTCCGCGTTGCTGGGCCGTATGCCGTCGGCCGTCGGTTATCAGCCGAACCTTTCGACGGAAATGGGCGCGCTGCAGGAGCGAATCACGTCGACGAAAAAGGGATCGATCACGTCGGTGCAAGCGATTTACGTCCCTGCAGACGACTTGACCGACCCGGCCCCGGCGACCGCCTTTGCGCACTTGGATGCCACCACGGTGTTGTCTCGTCAATTGGCTGAGTTGGGGATTTATCCGGCGGTCGACCCGCTGGACTCCACGTCGCGTATTCTCGATCCGCAAGTCATCGGGGAAGAGCATTACAAGGTTGCTCGAGGTGTCCAGTCTGTCTTGCAGCGGTACAAAGATTTGCAGGACATCATCGCCATTTTGGGCATGGACGAACTGTCCGAAGACGACAAGATGGTTGTGGCGCGCGCGCGAAAGATTCAGCGGTTCCTATCGCAGCCGTTTCACGTAGCCGAAGCCTTCACCGGCGCTCCAGGGAAGTACGTGAAGCTGAAGGATACTGTTCGCAGCTTCAAGGAGATTCTCGAAGGAAAATACGACCATCTGCCGGAGCAGGCCTTCTACATGGTGGGTCCGATCGAGGAAGCCGTCGCCAAGGCGGAAAAGATGGGAGTCAAGGTTTAA
- a CDS encoding metal ABC transporter permease encodes MLELLAYDFMQRSLLAAALVGSVCSVIGVFVVLRGLAFAGAGTAHAAFAGVTLAYLLGLPPLSLAIVFGLATVWITGWVEEKGRMKLDVSIGILYTATMALAILFLGLMKTYNPEVYGYLFGSVLSVTKEELLTIVGLSVGVLGTILLLSKELYFIAFDQEMAAASGVPARQIFYLLLTLVALTVVIALKTVGAILVFAMILIPASTAYQLTHSLTQMTLYSMLIGVFCAVTGVLLSYMFDLPSGPSIVLLATALFFLAVCCSPKRLHRVHPE; translated from the coding sequence ATGCTCGAACTGCTCGCGTACGATTTCATGCAACGCTCCCTGTTGGCCGCCGCCTTGGTCGGATCTGTCTGTTCCGTCATCGGCGTGTTCGTGGTGCTGCGAGGACTGGCCTTTGCCGGCGCTGGAACGGCCCATGCCGCTTTTGCCGGCGTGACGCTCGCCTACCTTCTCGGGCTTCCGCCTCTGAGCCTCGCCATCGTCTTTGGACTGGCTACGGTCTGGATCACCGGCTGGGTTGAGGAAAAGGGCCGCATGAAACTGGATGTCTCGATCGGCATCCTCTACACCGCCACGATGGCATTGGCGATTCTGTTTCTCGGCCTGATGAAGACATACAACCCGGAGGTCTACGGATACCTGTTCGGCAGTGTGCTGTCCGTCACGAAGGAGGAACTCCTGACGATCGTTGGGTTAAGCGTCGGGGTATTGGGAACGATCCTTCTGCTGTCGAAGGAATTATATTTTATCGCGTTCGATCAGGAGATGGCCGCAGCCTCCGGCGTGCCGGCCAGGCAGATTTTCTACCTCCTCCTGACACTGGTGGCCCTGACCGTGGTGATTGCACTCAAGACTGTCGGCGCCATTCTAGTATTTGCCATGATCCTGATTCCGGCTTCGACGGCCTACCAACTCACCCATAGTCTCACCCAGATGACGCTCTACTCCATGCTCATCGGCGTGTTCTGCGCCGTCACAGGCGTCTTGCTGTCGTACATGTTCGACTTACCCTCGGGGCCGTCCATCGTTCTGCTCGCCACCGCGCTCTTTTTCCTCGCGGTCTGCTGCTCCCCCAAACGACTCCATCGCGTGCATCCTGAATAG